Within Pseudomonas sp. LBUM920, the genomic segment CCGTCAACTAACTATGCTCCATGCGCATCTGGGGGATAGGTGCGTGGCGGCGATTGTGATAACATCCGGCGGTTTCCAGGGCTGCCTCAAGGGGCTGCCCATAACGTGCAGATCCGTGTCATAACTCGTTGATTTGTCGTAAGTCGTTGTCAGGCACTCTGCCGGCAGCGGCGAGCTTCGTTCGTCCCATAGGATGTGACGAGGTTTCACCCGAAAAAGGAATCAGGCTTCTCATGGGCGAACTGGCCAAAGAAATCCTCCCGGTCAATATCGAAGACGAGCTGAAACAGTCCTACCTCGACTACGCGATGAGCGTAATTGTCGGTCGGGCACTGCCTGATGCGCGCGATGGCTTGAAGCCCGTGCACCGGCGTGTGCTGTTCGCGATGAGCGAGCTGGGTAACGACTGGAACAAGCCGTACAAGAAATCTGCCCGTGTTGTCGGTGACGTGATCGGTAAGTATCACCCTCACGGCGACACTGCGGTGTACGACACCATCGTTCGGATGGCGCAGCCGTTTTCCCTGCGCTACCTGCTGGTAGACGGCCAGGGCAACTTCGGTTCGGTCGACGGCGACAACGCTGCGGCCATGCGATACACCGAAGTGCGCATGACCAAGCTGGCGCACGAGCTGCTGGCCGACCTGCACAAAGAAACCGTGGACTGGGTGCCGAACTACGACGGCACCGAAATGATCCCGGCCGTCATGCCGACCAAGATCCCCAACCTGCTGGTCAACGGCTCCAGCGGTATCGCCGTGGGCATGGCGACCAACATCCCGCCACACAACCTCGGTGAAGTCATCGACGGTTGCCTGGCGCTTATCGACAACCCCGAGCTGACCGTCGATGAGCTGATGCAATACATCCCCGGTCCGGACTTCCCGACCGCCGCGATCATCAACGGTCGCGCCGGCATCATCGAAGCCTACCGCACCGGTCGCGGCCGCATTTACATGCGCGCCCGCTCGATCATCGAAGACATCGACAAGGTCGGTGGCCGTCAACAGATCGTCATCACCGAGCTGCCTTACCAGTTGAACAAGGCGCGTCTGATCGAAAAGATCGCCGAACTGGTTAAAGAGAAGAAGCTGGAAGGCATCACCGAGCTGCGCGACGAGTCCGACAAAGACGGTATGCGCGTGGTGATCGAGCTGCGTCGTGGCGAAGTGCCTGAGGTGATCCTCAACAACCTCTACGCCCAGACCCAGCTGCAAAGCGTGTTTGGTATCAACGTGGTTGCACTGATCGACGGCCGTCCGCGCATCCTGAACCTCAAGGATCTGCTGGAAGCCTTCGTGCGTCACCGCCGCGAAGTGGTTACCCGCCGTACCGTGTTCGAACTGCGTAAAGCGCGCGAACGTGGTCACATCCTCGAAGGCCAGGCCGTTGCTCTGTCGAACATCGACCCGGTCATCGCCCTGATCAAGGCTTCGCCGACGCCGTCGGAAGCTAAAGAAGCGCTGATCAAGATGCCGTGGGAATCCAGCGCCGTTGTGGCGATGGTTGAGCGCGCCGGCGCCGACTCGTGCCGCCCTGAGACCCTCGACCCGCAATACGGTCTGCGTGACGGCAAGTATTTCCTGTCGCCGGAACAGGCCCAGGCCATTCTGGAACTGCGCCTGCACCGCCTGACCGGTCTGGAGCACGAGAAGCTGCTGGCCGAGTACCAGGAAATCCTCAACCAGATCGGCGAGTTGATCCGCATCCTCAGCAGCGCCGTGCGCCTGATGGAAGTGATCCGCGAAGAACTGGAAGTGATCCGCGCCGAATACGGCGATGTGCGTCGCACCGAAATCCTTGACGCCCGCCTCGACCTGACCCTGGGTGACATGATCCCGGAAGAAGAGCGCGTGGTGACCATCTCCCACGGTGGCTATGCCAAGACCCAGCCGTTGGCTGCGTACCAGGCCCAGCGTCGTGGCGGTAAAGGCAAATCGGCTACCGGCGTGAAGGATGAGGACTACATTGCTCACCTGCTGGTCGCCAACAGCCACACCACGCTGCTGCTGTTCTCCAGCAAAGGCAAAGTGTACTGGCTGAAAACCTACGAAATCCCGGAAGCCTCGCGTGCCGCCCGTGGTCGCCCGTTGGTCAACCTGCTGCCGCTGGACAGTGACGAATACATCACCACCATGCTGCCGGTCGATGAGTACACCGAAGGTCACTTCATCTTCATGGCTACCGCCAAGGGCACCGTGAAGAAGACCCCGCTGGAATCCTTCAGCCGTCAGCGCAGCGTAGGCCTGATCGCCCTGGAACTGGACGAAGGCGACGTGCTGATCTCCGCTGCCATTACCGACGGCGAGCGTGAAGTCATGCTGTTCTCCGACGGCGGCAAAGTAACGCGCTTCAAGGAATCCGACGTACGTGCCATGGGCCGTACCGCCCGCGGTGTGCGCGGCATGCGTCTGCCAGAAGGGCAGAAGCTGATTTCGATGCTGATTCCGGAAGAAGGCAGCCAGATCCTCACCGCTTCGGCGCGTGGTTATGGCAAGCGCACCGCGATTACCGAGTTCCCGGAGTACAAGCGTGGCGGCCAGGGCGTTATCGCCATGGTCAGCAACGATCGCAACGGCCGTCTGGTCGGCGCGGTCCAGGTGCTCGATGGCGAGGAAATCATGCTGATTTCCGACCAGGGCACCCTGGTGCGTACCCGTGTAGCCGAAGTGTCGAGCCTGGGCCGTAACACCCAGGGTGTGACCCTGATCAAGCTGGCCAAGGATGAAAAACTGGTCGGCCTGGAGCGGGTGCAGGAACCGTCGGAAGTTGAAGGCGAAGAGCTGGAAGAAGGTGAGGAATTCGACGGCGAGGTGATCGCAGCTGGCGATGACAACGTCGACGAGCCAACCCTCGATGCTGCCGCAGACGAAGAAGAACCGCAGGAATAAGCGGACACACAGGGGGCGGATGAAGATTCGCCCCCTTGTTGTTTGTCCGAACGGAAATATCGACAGCTGTGGAGATCGAGTGTGGGAACGGGCTTGCTCGCGAAAGCGGACTGACATTCACAAGAGATGTCGCCTGTTGGATCGCTTTCGCGAGCAAGCCCGCTCCCACATTGGATTGGGTGTCGGCTGATATGTTTGTGTGACTACCACCAGATCAGAGTGAGATTGGATGTGAGCAAGAGAGCCTATAACTTCTGTGCCGGCCCCGCGGCGCTTCCTGAAGCAGTCCTGCAGCGCGCGCAGGGTGAACTCCTCGACTGGCATGGAAAAGGCCTCTCCGTGATGGAAATGAGCCATCGCAGCGATGAGTTCGTGTCCATTGCCACCAAGGCCGAGCAGGATCTGCGCGACTTGCTGGACATCCCCTCAAACTACAAAGTGCTGTTCCTGCAAGGCGGCGCGAGCCAGCAGTTTGCTCAACTGCCGCTGAACCTGCTGCCCGAAGGCGGCACGGCCGACTATATCGACACCGGTATCTGGGGCCAGAAGGCCATTGAAGAGGCCTCGCGTTACGGCCACGTCAATGTTGCAGGCACCGCCAAGCCTTACGATTACTTCGCCATTCCGGGTCAGAACGAGTGGAAGCTGTCTGCGGATGCGGCCTACGTTCACTACGTCGCCAACGAAACCATCGGCGGCCTGGAGTTTGACTGGGTGCCGGAAGTGGGCGATGTGCCGTTGGTGTGCGACATGTCCTCGGACATCCTCTCGCGCCCGATCGATGTGTCCAAGTACGGCATGATCTACGCCGGGGCGCAGAAGAACATCGGCCCGAGCGGCATCCTGGTCAACATCATCCGTGAAGACTTGCTGGGTCGCGCCCGTTCGGTGTGCCCGACCATGCTCAATTACAAGGTCGCGGCTGACAACGGCTCGATGTACAACACGCCGCCGGCATTTGCCTGGTACCTCTCGGGCCTGGTGTTCGAGTGGCTCAAGGAGCAGGGCGGTGTCGCCGCCATGGGCAAGCTCAACGAAGAGAAGAAGCGCACCCTGTACGATTTCATTGACGCCAGCGGCCTGTACAGCAACCCAATCAACCTCACTGACCGCTCGTGGATGAACGTGCCGTTCCGTCTGGCTGATGACCGCCTGGACAAGCCGTTCCTGGCCGGTGCCGACGCACGTGGCCTGCTGAACCTCAAGGGTCACCGTTCGGTCGGTGGCATGCGCGCCTCTATCTACAACGCTGTCGACATCAACGCGATCAACGCGCTGGTTGCCTACATGGCAGAGTTCGAAAAGGAACACGGCTAATGTCTGAGCAAGAACTCAAGGCCCTGCGTGTACGTATTGACAGCCTGGACGAGAAAGTCCTGGAGCTGATCAGTGAGCGCGCGCGGTGCGCCCAGGAAGTGGCACGGGTAAAAATGGCATCCCTGGCTGAAGGCGAAGTGCCGGTTTTCTACCGGCCTGAGCGCGAAGCCCAGGTGCTCAAGCGCGTGATGGAGCGCAACAAGGGGCCGTTGGGCAACGAAGAAATGGCGCGGTTGTTCCGTGAAATCATGTCCTCGTGCCTGGCCCTCGAGCAGCCGTTGAAAGTCGCGTACCTCGGCCCGGAAGGCACTTTCACGCAAGCGGCGGCCATGAAGCATTTTGGCCACGCGGTGATCAGCAAGCCGATGGCAGCGATTGACGAAGTGTTCCGTGAAGTGGCGGCGGGTGCGGTGAACTTTGGCGTGGTGCCCGTGGAAAACTCCACCGAAGGCGCGGTCAACCACACGCTGGACAGCTTCCTTGAGCACGACATGGTGATCTGCGGAGAGGTCGAGCTGCGTATTCACCACCACTTGTTGGTGGGCGAGAACACCAAGACCGACAGCATCAGCCGCATCTATTCCCACGCCCAGTCACTGGCCCAGTGCCGCAAGTGGCTGGACGCGCATTACCCGAACGTCGAGCGCGTGGCGGTGTCCAGCAACGCCGAAGCGGCAAAGCGGGTCAAGGGCGAGTGGAATTCGGCCGCGATTGCCGGTGACATGGCTGCAGGCCTGTATGGCCTGACGCGCCTGGCCGAGAAGATCGAGGACCGCCCGGACAACTCCACGCGTTTCTTGATGATTGGCAGCCAGGAAGTGCCGCCGACCGGCGACGACAAGACCTCTATCATTGTCTCCATGAGCAACAAGCCCGGTGCGCTGCATGAGCTGCTGGTGCCGTTCCACGACAACGGGATTGACCTGACGCGAATCGAGACACGTCCTTCGCGCAGCGGTAAATGGACTTATGTGTTCTTTATCGACTTCATCGGCCATCACCGCGACCCATTGGTTAAAGGTGTGCTGGAGAAAATCAGTCAGGAAGCCGTGGCACTCAAGGTGCTGGGCTCTTACCCGAAAGCGGTTTTGTGAGGCTTTAACATGAGTGGCAACTTCCTCGCCCTGGCTCAGCCGGGCGTGCAACAACTGTCGCCTTACGTTCCCGGCAAGCCCGTGGACGAGCTGGCGCGTGAGTTGAACCTGGACCCGTCGAAGATCGTCAAGCTGGCCAGCAACGAAAACCCGCTGGGCCCGAGCCCCAAGGTGCTGGCGGCGATTCGTGAGGAGTTGGCCGAGCTGACCCGCTACCCGGACGGTAATGGCTTTGCCCTCAAGTCCCTGCTGGCGGAAAACTGCCGGGTCGAGTTGAACCAGGTGACCCTGGGTAACGGCTCCAACGACATCC encodes:
- the gyrA gene encoding DNA gyrase subunit A; its protein translation is MGELAKEILPVNIEDELKQSYLDYAMSVIVGRALPDARDGLKPVHRRVLFAMSELGNDWNKPYKKSARVVGDVIGKYHPHGDTAVYDTIVRMAQPFSLRYLLVDGQGNFGSVDGDNAAAMRYTEVRMTKLAHELLADLHKETVDWVPNYDGTEMIPAVMPTKIPNLLVNGSSGIAVGMATNIPPHNLGEVIDGCLALIDNPELTVDELMQYIPGPDFPTAAIINGRAGIIEAYRTGRGRIYMRARSIIEDIDKVGGRQQIVITELPYQLNKARLIEKIAELVKEKKLEGITELRDESDKDGMRVVIELRRGEVPEVILNNLYAQTQLQSVFGINVVALIDGRPRILNLKDLLEAFVRHRREVVTRRTVFELRKARERGHILEGQAVALSNIDPVIALIKASPTPSEAKEALIKMPWESSAVVAMVERAGADSCRPETLDPQYGLRDGKYFLSPEQAQAILELRLHRLTGLEHEKLLAEYQEILNQIGELIRILSSAVRLMEVIREELEVIRAEYGDVRRTEILDARLDLTLGDMIPEEERVVTISHGGYAKTQPLAAYQAQRRGGKGKSATGVKDEDYIAHLLVANSHTTLLLFSSKGKVYWLKTYEIPEASRAARGRPLVNLLPLDSDEYITTMLPVDEYTEGHFIFMATAKGTVKKTPLESFSRQRSVGLIALELDEGDVLISAAITDGEREVMLFSDGGKVTRFKESDVRAMGRTARGVRGMRLPEGQKLISMLIPEEGSQILTASARGYGKRTAITEFPEYKRGGQGVIAMVSNDRNGRLVGAVQVLDGEEIMLISDQGTLVRTRVAEVSSLGRNTQGVTLIKLAKDEKLVGLERVQEPSEVEGEELEEGEEFDGEVIAAGDDNVDEPTLDAAADEEEPQE
- the serC gene encoding 3-phosphoserine/phosphohydroxythreonine transaminase, with the translated sequence MSKRAYNFCAGPAALPEAVLQRAQGELLDWHGKGLSVMEMSHRSDEFVSIATKAEQDLRDLLDIPSNYKVLFLQGGASQQFAQLPLNLLPEGGTADYIDTGIWGQKAIEEASRYGHVNVAGTAKPYDYFAIPGQNEWKLSADAAYVHYVANETIGGLEFDWVPEVGDVPLVCDMSSDILSRPIDVSKYGMIYAGAQKNIGPSGILVNIIREDLLGRARSVCPTMLNYKVAADNGSMYNTPPAFAWYLSGLVFEWLKEQGGVAAMGKLNEEKKRTLYDFIDASGLYSNPINLTDRSWMNVPFRLADDRLDKPFLAGADARGLLNLKGHRSVGGMRASIYNAVDINAINALVAYMAEFEKEHG
- the pheA gene encoding prephenate dehydratase, which translates into the protein MSEQELKALRVRIDSLDEKVLELISERARCAQEVARVKMASLAEGEVPVFYRPEREAQVLKRVMERNKGPLGNEEMARLFREIMSSCLALEQPLKVAYLGPEGTFTQAAAMKHFGHAVISKPMAAIDEVFREVAAGAVNFGVVPVENSTEGAVNHTLDSFLEHDMVICGEVELRIHHHLLVGENTKTDSISRIYSHAQSLAQCRKWLDAHYPNVERVAVSSNAEAAKRVKGEWNSAAIAGDMAAGLYGLTRLAEKIEDRPDNSTRFLMIGSQEVPPTGDDKTSIIVSMSNKPGALHELLVPFHDNGIDLTRIETRPSRSGKWTYVFFIDFIGHHRDPLVKGVLEKISQEAVALKVLGSYPKAVL